From a single Scomber japonicus isolate fScoJap1 chromosome 12, fScoJap1.pri, whole genome shotgun sequence genomic region:
- the LOC128369786 gene encoding E3 ubiquitin/ISG15 ligase TRIM25-like, with protein sequence MAQQGAQLDGAKFCCSICLDLLKDPVTIPCGHSYCMSCINNFWDEEDKKEIYSCPQCRQTFTPRPVLVKNTMLAELVEELKKTGLQAAAADLCYAGPEDVSCDFCTGRKLKALKSCLVCLVSYCEKHLQPHYESTKFKKHKLVDPSETFQENICSRHDEVMKIFCRTDKKCICYLCTMDEHKGHDTVPAAAERTERQRELEVSRLNIQQRIQDREKDVKLLQQEVEAVSRSADKAVEDSEKIFTELIRLLQKRSSDVKQQIRSQQETEVSGVKELQEKLQQEITELKRKDAELKQLSHTEDHNQFLHNYPSVSQLSEPTDSSSINIRPLRYFEDVTAAVSELRDKLQDILKEEWTNISLTVTEVDVLLSEPKLEPKTRAEFLKYSHEITLDPYTAYTELLLSEGNRKAELTRQQQSYSSHPDRFTGWHQVLSRESLTGRCYWEVEWSGYGVRVAVAYKNISRAGESNECTFGLNEKSWALHYFNKKYEFWFNNIKTIVSGPVSSRVGVYLDHRAGILSFYSVSETMTLLHRVQTTFTHPLYAGVRFGFYGDTAELYKVKLRQSLLLRGEMAQQGAQLDGDKFCCSICLDLLKDPVTIPCGHSYCMSCINNFWDEEDKKEIYSCPQCRQTFTPRPVLVKNTMLADLVEELKKTGFQSADAGLCYAGPEDVACDVCTGRKLKALKSCLTCLMSYCENHLQSHFESTKLKKHKLVEPSEKLQENICSRHDEVMKIFCRTDKKCICYLCTMDEHKGHDTVPAAAERTERQRELEVSRLNIQQRIQDREKDVKLLQQEVEAVSRSADKAVEDSEKTFAELIRLLQKRSSDVKQQIRSQQETEVNRVKELQEKLQQEITELKRKDAELKQLSHTEDHNQFLHNYPSVSQLSEPTDSSSINIRPLRYFEDVTAAVSELRDKLQDVLKEKWTNISLTVTEVDVLLSESKSEPKTRAGFLRYSHEITLDPNTAHTQLLLSDGNRKAERVSRQQSYSSHPDRFTVYQQVLSRESLTGRCYWEVELRGAVRVAVAYKNISRAGNSNECKFGRNDKSWAFYCDNYKYELWFNNISTPVSGPRSSRVGVYLDHRAGILSFYRVSETMTLLHRVQTTFTQPLYAGLKIYSFGDTAELCKVK encoded by the exons ATGGCGCAGCAAGGAGCTCAGCTGGACGGAGCTAAATTCTGCTGTTCAATCtgtttggatctactgaaggatccggtgactattccctgtggacacagctactgcatgagctgtattaacaacttctgggatgaagaggataagaaggaaatctacagctgtcctcagtgcagacagaccttcacaccgaggcctgtcctggtaaaaaacaccatgttagcagaattagtggaggagctgaagaagactggactccaagctgctgctgctgatctctgctatgctggacctgaagatgtgtcctgtgatttctgcactgggaggaagctgaaagccctcaagtcctgtctggtgtgtctcgtctcttactgtgagaaacacctccagcctcattatgaaTCAACAAAATTTAAGAAACACAAGTTGGTCGACCCCTCGGAGACgttccaggagaacatctgctctcgtcatgatgaggtgatgaagatattctgccgtacagataagaagtgtatctgttatctgtgcactatggatgaacataaaggccatgacacagtcccagctgcagcagaaaggactgagaggcagagagagctcgaggtgagtcgactaaacatccagcagagaatccaggacagagagaaagatgtgaagctgcttcaacaggaggtggaggccgtcagtcgctctgctgataaagcagtggaggacagtgagaagatcttcactgagctgatccgtctcctccagaaaagaagctctgatgtgaagcagcagatcagatcccagcaggaaactgaagtgagtggagtcaaagagcttcaggagaagctgcagcaggagatcactgagctgaagaggaaagacgctgaactgaagcagctctcacacacagaggatcacaaccagtttctacacaactacccctcagtgtcacaactcagtgaacctaccgactcatccagcatcaatatccgtcctctgagatactttgaggatgtgacagcagctgtgtcagagctcagagataaactacaggacatcctgaaggaggaatggacaaacatctcactgacagtgactgaagtggacgttttactgtcagaaccaaaattagagcccaagaccagagctgagttcttaaaatattcacatgaaatcactctggatccatacacagcatacacagagctgttattatctgaggggaacagaaaagcagaactaacaagacaacaacagtcttattctagtcatccagacagattcactggatggcatcaggtcctgagtagagagagtctgactggacgttgttactgggaggtggagtggagcggGTACGGAGTTcgtgtagcagtcgcatacaagaatatcagcagagcaggagaaTCAAATGAATGTACATTTGGACTCAATGAAAAATCTTGGGCTTTAcattatttcaataaaaaatatgaattctggttcaacaacattaaaactatcgtctcaggtcctgtttcctccagagtcggagtgtacctggatcacagagcaggtattctgtccttctacagcgtctctgaaaccatgactctactccacagagtccagaccacattcactcatcctctctatgctggagttAGGTTTGGTTTTTATGGAGACACAGCTGAGTTGTATAAA gtgaaactcagacagtcattGTTACTGAGAGGTGAAATGGCGCAGCAAGGAGCTCAGCTGGACGGAGATAAATTCTGCTGTTCCATCtgtttggatctactgaaggatccggtgactattccctgtggacacagctactgcatgagctgtattaacaacttctgggatgaagaggataagaaggaaatctacagctgtcctcagtgcagacagaccttcacaccgaggcctgtcctggtaaaaaacaccatgttagcagatttagtggaggagctgaagaagactggattCCAATCTGCTGATGCTGGtctctgctatgctggacctgaagatgtggcctgtgatgtctgcactgggaggaagctgaaagccctCAAGTCCTGTCTGACGTGTCTGatgtcttactgtgagaatcacctccagtctcactttgaatcaaccaaattaaagaaacacaagctggtcgagccctcggagaagctccaggagaacatctgctctcgtcatgatgaggtgatgaagatattctgtcgtacagataagaagtgtatctgttatctgtgcactatggatgaacataaaggccacgacacagtcccagctgcagcagaaaggactgagaggcagagagagctcgaggtgagtcgactaaacatccagcagagaatccaggacagagagaaagatgtgaagctgcttcaacaggaggtggaggccgtcagtcgctctgctgataaagcagtggaggacagtgagaagaccTTCGctgagctgatccgtctcctccagaaaagaagctctgatgtgaagcagcagatcagatcccagcaggaaactgaagtgaatcgagtcaaagagcttcaggagaagctgcagcaggagatcactgagctgaagaggaaagacgctgaactgaagcagctctcacacacagaggatcacaaccagtttctacacaactacccctcagtgtcacaactcagtgaacctacagactcatccagcatcaatatccgtcctctgagatactttgaggatgtgacagcagctgtgtcagagctcagagataaactacaggacgtcctgaaggagaaatggacaaacatctcactgacagtgactgaagtggacgttttactgtcagaatcAAAatcagagcccaagaccagagctggattcttaagatattcacatgaaatcactctggatccaaacacagcacacacacagctgttattatctgatgggaacagaaaagcagaacgAGTGAGTCgacaacagtcttattctagtcatccagacagattcactgtaTATCAACAGGttctgagtagagagagtctgactggacgttgttactgggaggtggagttgAGAGGAGCAGTTcgtgtagcagtcgcatacaagaatatcagcagagcaggaaactcaaatgaatgtaaatttGGACgcaatgacaaatcttgggctttTTATTGTGACAATTACAAATATGAATTGTGGTTCAACAACATCtcaactcccgtctcaggtcctcgttcctccagagtcggagtgtacctggatcacagagcaggtattctgtccttctacagagtctctgaaaccatgactctcctccacagagtccagaccacattcactcagcctctctatgctggacttaaGATTTATTCTTTTGGagacacagctgagttgtgtaaagtgaaatag